From the genome of Candidatus Neomarinimicrobiota bacterium, one region includes:
- a CDS encoding type II secretion system protein GspG, giving the protein MMRWTSRGFTFAEILIVVAIMGIVTSIALKNLGTTDDRANYEVTLADLQKLKRAIIGDENARSNGERVSFGFVGDIGGIPSTLDELISRGSLGASALDITKLIAYGWKGPYLESPFTSDADGYKRDAWGNLYVYSTTPFANSPGDTVLAKISSLGADGAVGGTGYDADLFVEIFKDQVKSEVVGGVFDLGGNPVLAATVRVYEPDGTGNLTSKSDFTDASGNYSLKGISQGVRAITVQLSSGGESEGYRATLGRSFVSVRNISDIGSIVLAGIAAAGGPGGSNLSFNIQSKIGEDVTISDFKAIYTPFDAVTGPRYEDQIAGAVTVWTWSTTLGGSGDNLSDLNTYTGWALNDNATVSIQLNIFQDDVGANVSMVGSDFTTTFYTSGGDAFTVGPFTVGGPPIFVLVGDATAKRGVIFFDLQNNTGIDETIIDMKLVYTPYDASTTGPEFDRAKIAGTTVWTEGGGGTVGSDVQLSTVATFTSTFWGDGLTNEVRFDGFINLSTGKSTDPSGSVVTITLYTFSGAQYEIGPFVAL; this is encoded by the coding sequence ATGATGCGTTGGACTTCCAGAGGATTCACTTTTGCCGAAATTCTCATAGTTGTTGCTATCATGGGAATAGTCACATCAATAGCGCTAAAAAATCTGGGAACTACCGACGACAGGGCGAATTATGAAGTGACCCTTGCAGACCTACAGAAACTTAAGAGAGCAATCATAGGTGACGAAAACGCTCGAAGTAACGGGGAAAGAGTAAGTTTTGGTTTCGTTGGAGATATTGGCGGCATTCCTTCAACGCTTGATGAGTTAATTTCAAGAGGTTCTCTCGGTGCGAGCGCCCTTGATATTACAAAACTTATAGCCTACGGTTGGAAGGGACCATACCTCGAATCTCCATTTACCTCAGACGCTGACGGGTATAAGAGGGATGCGTGGGGAAACCTATATGTTTATTCTACGACACCTTTTGCGAACTCCCCCGGAGACACGGTGTTGGCGAAAATATCGAGTTTGGGTGCGGACGGCGCGGTCGGTGGAACCGGTTACGACGCCGATTTGTTCGTAGAGATATTCAAAGATCAGGTTAAATCGGAGGTTGTGGGTGGAGTTTTTGATCTGGGAGGTAATCCAGTGCTCGCTGCTACGGTAAGGGTTTATGAACCGGATGGTACGGGAAATCTCACCTCAAAATCGGATTTCACGGATGCCTCCGGAAATTATTCGCTCAAAGGAATAAGTCAGGGAGTGAGGGCAATAACGGTCCAACTTTCTTCAGGAGGAGAGTCAGAAGGGTACAGGGCTACTTTAGGCAGGAGCTTTGTCTCTGTGAGAAATATCAGCGACATCGGCTCAATAGTGCTTGCGGGAATCGCTGCCGCCGGCGGACCAGGGGGTAGTAACTTGAGTTTCAATATTCAGAGTAAAATCGGAGAAGATGTAACTATTTCTGACTTTAAAGCGATTTACACTCCATTTGACGCGGTTACCGGACCAAGGTACGAAGACCAAATTGCCGGTGCCGTGACCGTGTGGACTTGGTCTACAACATTGGGAGGCAGCGGAGATAATCTCTCGGATCTGAACACCTATACCGGCTGGGCTTTGAATGACAACGCTACCGTTTCCATCCAATTAAACATATTTCAGGATGACGTCGGCGCCAATGTGAGTATGGTGGGCTCTGACTTCACCACAACATTTTACACATCCGGGGGTGATGCATTTACGGTAGGGCCATTTACCGTTGGCGGGCCTCCGATCTTTGTACTTGTAGGAGATGCAACAGCTAAGAGAGGAGTCATCTTTTTTGACCTTCAGAACAACACAGGTATCGATGAAACGATCATTGATATGAAATTGGTATATACGCCTTACGATGCATCTACTACAGGCCCAGAATTTGATAGAGCTAAGATTGCGGGAACAACTGTCTGGACTGAGGGTGGAGGTGGCACAGTCGGCAGCGATGTCCAACTCAGCACGGTCGCCACATTTACCAGTACTTTCTGGGGTGATGGACTGACTAATGAGGTTCGTTTCGACGGCTTTATTAACCTTTCAACAGGCAAGAGTACTGATCCAAGCGGGAGCGTTGTTACTATTACCTTATACACATTCTCCGGCGCACAATATGAAATAGGACCATTTGTTGCTCTTTAA